In Mixta intestinalis, the following are encoded in one genomic region:
- a CDS encoding OapA family protein, translating to MHKEFHSGIRLWLVNIWHLPDRLSWMNPLPPAHRRGIILALLVMLLAFLWPTPRDNAPAPVTESGSKEVPLQAEIYDNAPAQQQQQQQQDNNQWRSFQIAQGQTLAQLFRDNNLPVNDVFAMAGVEGDDKPLSNLHSGQQVRIRLDSKGVVTGLTVEGDNGPVLFTRQLDGSFLRAQ from the coding sequence ATGCATAAGGAATTCCATTCTGGCATCCGCTTATGGCTGGTAAATATCTGGCATCTGCCGGATCGTCTTAGCTGGATGAACCCGCTACCCCCAGCGCATCGGCGCGGTATTATTTTGGCACTGCTGGTTATGCTGCTGGCGTTTCTCTGGCCGACGCCGCGAGATAACGCCCCCGCGCCAGTCACCGAAAGCGGCAGCAAAGAAGTGCCGTTACAGGCGGAGATCTATGATAACGCACCGGCTCAGCAGCAGCAGCAGCAGCAGCAAGATAATAACCAGTGGCGAAGCTTTCAAATTGCCCAGGGCCAAACGCTGGCACAGCTATTTCGTGACAATAATTTGCCGGTCAACGATGTGTTCGCCATGGCGGGTGTTGAGGGAGATGATAAGCCGTTAAGTAATCTGCACAGCGGACAGCAGGTAAGGATTCGGCTGGACAGCAAAGGTGTGGTTACCGGGTTAACCGTAGAAGGCGACAACGGCCCGGTACTTTTTACCCGTCAGCTGGATGGCTCATTTCTGCGGGCGCAGTAA
- the priB gene encoding primosomal replication protein N has product MTANRLRLSGMVCRTPLQKVSPSGIPHCQLVLEHRSQQEEAGFFRQAWCRMPVIISGQANQAITQHITVGTQITVEGFICSHQGRNGLNKIVLHAEQIELIDSGD; this is encoded by the coding sequence GTGACGGCGAACCGGCTGCGTCTGTCCGGCATGGTATGCAGGACGCCGCTGCAAAAAGTAAGTCCGTCAGGGATTCCACACTGCCAGCTGGTGCTTGAACACCGCTCGCAGCAGGAAGAAGCCGGTTTTTTCCGGCAGGCCTGGTGCCGAATGCCCGTGATTATTAGCGGACAGGCGAATCAGGCGATTACTCAACATATAACGGTCGGCACGCAAATCACGGTTGAAGGTTTCATTTGCAGCCATCAAGGGCGCAATGGGCTTAATAAAATCGTGTTGCATGCCGAGCAGATTGAATTGATAGATTCTGGAGACTAG
- the rpsF gene encoding 30S ribosomal protein S6 yields MRHYEIVFMVHPDQSEQVPGMIERYTGAITGAEGKIHRLEDWGRRQLAYPINKLHKAHYVLMNVEAPQEVIDELETNFRFNDAVIRSMVMRTKHAVTEASPMVKAKDERRERREDFANETSDDADAGDSEE; encoded by the coding sequence ATGCGTCATTACGAAATCGTCTTTATGGTTCATCCTGACCAGAGCGAACAGGTTCCGGGCATGATCGAGCGCTACACTGGTGCTATCACTGGTGCAGAAGGCAAGATTCACCGTCTGGAAGACTGGGGCCGCCGTCAGCTGGCTTACCCGATCAACAAACTGCACAAAGCGCATTACGTTCTGATGAACGTTGAAGCGCCGCAGGAAGTCATCGATGAGCTGGAAACTAACTTCCGCTTCAACGACGCCGTTATCCGCAGCATGGTTATGCGTACCAAACACGCCGTAACCGAAGCATCTCCGATGGTTAAAGCGAAAGACGAGCGCCGTGAGCGTCGTGAAGATTTCGCTAACGAAACCTCTGACGATGCAGATGCCGGGGATTCTGAAGAGTAA
- the rpsR gene encoding 30S ribosomal protein S18, whose protein sequence is MARYFRRRKFCRFTAEGVQEIDYKDIATLKNYITESGKIVPSRITGTRAKYQRQLARAIKRARYLSLLPYTDRHQ, encoded by the coding sequence ATGGCACGTTATTTCCGTCGTCGCAAGTTCTGCCGTTTCACCGCGGAAGGCGTTCAAGAGATCGACTACAAAGATATCGCTACGCTGAAAAACTACATCACTGAAAGCGGTAAGATTGTACCGAGCCGTATCACCGGTACTCGCGCTAAATACCAGCGTCAGCTGGCTCGTGCTATCAAGCGCGCGCGCTACCTGTCTTTGCTGCCGTACACTGATCGTCATCAGTAA
- the yjfP gene encoding esterase codes for MIDIVTEPLGGIECLHAAPTAGRNAALPTVLFWHGYLSSKEVYAWAAVALAQAGFRVIMPDAQAHGSRFTGDHAWRLSHFWEILRSNIDELPQLEAALHARGWVEKGCFSVAGASMGGMTALGAMARYPHLARVACLMGSGYFMSLSRSLFPPFYAGTPEEQAALAERLAPLAEYDPSRRMEKLADRPLLLWHGEADEVVPAAETQRLITALHAARRDRQLTWLTEPNVGHKITPQAVEALVDFFRASL; via the coding sequence ATGATTGATATTGTTACCGAGCCGCTGGGCGGTATTGAATGTTTGCACGCCGCGCCCACCGCCGGGCGCAATGCCGCATTACCGACGGTGCTTTTTTGGCACGGCTATCTTTCCTCAAAAGAGGTTTATGCCTGGGCAGCGGTAGCGCTGGCCCAGGCGGGATTCCGCGTAATCATGCCGGATGCGCAGGCTCACGGTTCACGTTTTACCGGCGATCATGCCTGGCGACTGTCGCACTTTTGGGAAATTTTGCGCAGCAATATCGATGAGCTGCCGCAGCTGGAAGCGGCGCTACATGCGCGCGGCTGGGTTGAAAAGGGGTGTTTCAGCGTGGCGGGTGCTTCTATGGGTGGCATGACCGCGCTGGGAGCAATGGCGCGCTATCCCCATCTCGCACGCGTTGCCTGCCTGATGGGGTCGGGCTATTTTATGTCGCTGAGCCGCTCGCTGTTTCCGCCGTTTTACGCCGGGACGCCGGAGGAGCAGGCTGCGCTGGCGGAACGTCTGGCACCGCTGGCGGAGTACGATCCCAGCCGCCGCATGGAGAAGCTGGCGGATCGTCCACTGCTGTTGTGGCATGGCGAGGCGGATGAGGTGGTGCCCGCCGCCGAGACGCAGCGATTGATAACGGCATTGCATGCGGCGCGGCGCGATCGACAGCTTACCTGGCTCACCGAACCGAATGTCGGCCATAAAATTACGCCGCAGGCGGTTGAAGCGCTGGTGGACTTTTTCCGTGCATCCCTTTGA
- the rplI gene encoding 50S ribosomal protein L9: MQVILLDKVANLGGLGDQVNVKAGYARNFLVPMGKAVPATKKNVEFFETRRAELEAKLADVLAAANARAEKINALGSVTIASKAGDEGKLFGSIGTRDIADAVTAAGVEVAKSEVRLPNGVLRTTGEHEVSFQVHSEVFATLNVNIVAE; encoded by the coding sequence ATGCAAGTTATTCTGCTTGATAAAGTAGCAAACCTGGGCGGCCTGGGCGATCAGGTTAACGTTAAAGCGGGCTATGCTCGTAACTTCCTGGTGCCTATGGGCAAAGCTGTGCCGGCAACCAAGAAAAACGTTGAGTTTTTCGAAACTCGCCGCGCTGAACTGGAAGCCAAACTGGCTGACGTTCTGGCAGCTGCCAACGCTCGCGCTGAGAAAATCAACGCGCTGGGCAGCGTGACCATCGCTTCTAAAGCGGGTGACGAAGGCAAACTGTTCGGTTCTATCGGTACCCGCGACATCGCTGATGCTGTCACTGCAGCTGGCGTTGAAGTGGCGAAGAGCGAAGTTCGCCTGCCGAACGGTGTTCTGCGTACTACTGGTGAGCACGAAGTAAGCTTCCAGGTTCACAGCGAAGTTTTTGCTACGCTGAACGTGAACATCGTTGCTGAGTAA